The following proteins are co-located in the uncultured Draconibacterium sp. genome:
- a CDS encoding phosphoribosylglycinamide formyltransferase, with the protein MSKKRIAIFASGSGSNAQNIFEYFADSEMVIVDSLWANKPDAYALTRAENYGIETFVFTRKEFYESDKLPEILRNRKVDLIVLAGFLWLIPDNLIESFPIVNIHPALLPNYGGKGMYGMNVHRAVVENKESESGISIHYVNEKYDDGKLIFQAKCEVLETDTPEMVAEKVHQLEYKHFPTVIEKVILTDLS; encoded by the coding sequence ATGAGTAAAAAAAGGATTGCAATTTTTGCCTCAGGATCGGGGTCTAATGCACAAAATATATTTGAGTATTTTGCTGATAGTGAAATGGTTATTGTTGATTCGTTGTGGGCAAATAAACCGGATGCATATGCACTTACACGTGCTGAAAATTATGGTATCGAAACCTTTGTTTTTACAAGAAAGGAGTTTTATGAAAGCGATAAATTGCCTGAAATATTAAGAAATCGTAAAGTGGATTTAATCGTTTTAGCCGGTTTTTTATGGTTAATTCCTGATAATCTGATAGAAAGCTTTCCGATTGTTAATATTCATCCGGCATTATTACCCAACTATGGTGGTAAAGGAATGTATGGAATGAATGTGCATCGGGCAGTAGTAGAGAATAAAGAAAGTGAATCCGGAATCTCAATTCATTATGTAAATGAAAAGTACGACGACGGGAAACTGATCTTTCAGGCGAAATGTGAAGTTTTAGAAACCGACACTCCTGAAATGGTTGCCGAAAAAGTACATCAGTTGGAATACAAGCATTTTCCAACGGTAATTGAAAAGGTTATTCTTACAGATTTGTCTTAA
- a CDS encoding lipid-A-disaccharide synthase N-terminal domain-containing protein: MNSILIIGLGFLAQGLFFIRTIAQWFKSEQEGEVISPIVYWQISLVASILMLTYGILRNDFAIVVGQSLVYSIYIRNLQLKKVWNKMHLISRSLFVLIPIAYWVWLIYSGNINSILKNESVSLFWMVWGTIAQLIFISRFFYQWIHSEKEKESLFPLGFWIISTFGSLMIFTYSVARIDPVLFASHSMGLFVYFRNILLHYGKGSLFEKFGDIPALNKLIGKVSNKIK, encoded by the coding sequence ATGAACAGCATTTTAATCATAGGTTTAGGTTTTCTGGCACAGGGATTATTTTTTATCCGCACCATTGCCCAGTGGTTCAAATCGGAACAAGAAGGCGAAGTGATTTCTCCCATTGTTTACTGGCAGATTAGTTTGGTGGCCTCCATTTTAATGCTTACCTACGGAATACTTAGAAACGACTTTGCAATAGTTGTTGGACAGTCGTTGGTGTACAGTATTTACATTCGTAACCTTCAGCTAAAAAAGGTTTGGAATAAAATGCACCTAATTTCGAGGTCACTGTTTGTACTTATTCCCATTGCCTACTGGGTCTGGTTAATCTACTCCGGAAATATAAACTCTATACTTAAAAACGAAAGCGTATCGTTGTTTTGGATGGTTTGGGGAACCATTGCCCAGTTGATTTTTATTTCGCGCTTTTTTTACCAGTGGATTCATTCCGAAAAAGAAAAAGAATCGTTGTTCCCGCTTGGCTTTTGGATCATCAGCACTTTTGGTTCCTTAATGATTTTTACCTACTCTGTTGCCCGGATTGATCCTGTTCTATTTGCTTCGCACAGTATGGGATTATTTGTTTATTTCAGAAACATTCTGCTGCATTATGGCAAAGGAAGTTTGTTTGAAAAATTTGGCGACATTCCGGCCTTGAATAAGTTGATTGGCAAGGTTTCCAATAAAATAAAATAG
- the fabF gene encoding beta-ketoacyl-ACP synthase II: MELKRVVITGAGTINPLGNSVEEYWKNLKNGVSGAGPITHFDATLHTTKFACEVKDFDAIQYMERKEIRKYDLYTQYAFASTDQAIKDSGIDLEKIDGDRVGVIWGAGIGGLQTFYEEARAYKDDRPRFSPFFIPKMIANIAGGLVSIKYGFRGPNYTTVSACASASHAMIDAMNMIRMGKADMMITGGSEAGVNEAGVAGFNSMRALSTRNDDPKTASRPFDKDRDGFVMGEGSAAFVFEEYESAVKRGAKIYAEVVGGGMSADAFHMTAPDPDGKGAQLVMKWALEDAGLKPEDVDYINVHGTSTPLGDIAEPKAILSTFGEHAYKLSISSTKSMTGHLLGAAGAVEGLASVLAIQNNTVPPTINHFTDDPEIDSKLDFTFNVAKEREINVAISNTFGFGGHNATVVFKKL; encoded by the coding sequence ATGGAATTGAAACGGGTAGTAATAACCGGAGCAGGAACCATTAACCCTCTTGGGAACTCTGTTGAAGAGTATTGGAAAAACCTGAAAAACGGAGTAAGTGGGGCAGGTCCTATAACTCACTTCGATGCCACGTTGCATACTACAAAGTTTGCATGCGAGGTAAAGGATTTCGATGCTATTCAATACATGGAGCGAAAAGAGATTCGCAAATATGATTTGTATACACAGTATGCATTTGCGAGTACAGATCAAGCCATTAAGGACAGTGGTATCGATTTGGAGAAAATTGATGGTGACAGAGTCGGTGTAATTTGGGGAGCCGGAATTGGAGGCCTGCAAACTTTTTACGAAGAAGCAAGAGCTTACAAGGATGACAGGCCACGATTTTCACCGTTTTTTATCCCAAAAATGATTGCAAACATTGCGGGTGGTTTAGTTTCTATTAAATATGGATTCAGAGGACCCAACTATACAACTGTAAGTGCGTGTGCGTCTGCATCGCATGCCATGATTGATGCTATGAACATGATTCGCATGGGCAAAGCCGACATGATGATTACAGGTGGTTCTGAGGCCGGAGTAAACGAAGCTGGCGTTGCCGGTTTTAACTCAATGAGAGCCTTGTCTACCCGCAATGATGATCCGAAAACAGCCTCACGCCCATTCGATAAAGACCGCGACGGTTTTGTTATGGGTGAGGGTTCGGCAGCTTTTGTATTCGAAGAGTATGAAAGTGCTGTAAAACGAGGTGCTAAAATTTACGCAGAAGTAGTTGGTGGCGGCATGTCGGCTGACGCATTTCACATGACTGCTCCCGATCCGGACGGAAAAGGTGCACAATTGGTTATGAAATGGGCGCTCGAAGACGCAGGTCTGAAACCAGAAGACGTTGATTACATTAACGTACACGGAACATCTACTCCACTGGGTGATATTGCAGAACCAAAAGCAATTCTTAGCACTTTTGGCGAACATGCTTATAAATTAAGCATTAGTTCAACAAAATCAATGACAGGGCACTTACTTGGTGCTGCCGGTGCCGTTGAAGGACTTGCCAGTGTTTTGGCGATACAAAACAACACTGTACCTCCTACTATTAACCACTTTACTGATGATCCTGAAATTGACAGCAAACTGGATTTTACATTCAATGTTGCCAAAGAAAGGGAAATTAATGTTGCTATTAGCAATACATTTGGTTTTGGTGGTCACAATGCAACTGTAGTTTTCAAAAAACTATAA
- a CDS encoding acyl carrier protein: protein MSDVAAKVKAIIVDKLGVDESEVTTEASFTNDLGADSLDTVELIMEFEKEFDLAIPDDEAEKISTVGEAVAHIEAAVK from the coding sequence ATGTCTGACGTTGCAGCAAAAGTAAAAGCAATAATCGTTGATAAATTAGGTGTTGATGAAAGTGAAGTAACTACTGAAGCATCTTTCACAAATGATCTTGGTGCTGACTCTCTTGACACTGTAGAATTAATCATGGAATTCGAGAAAGAATTTGATCTTGCTATTCCAGATGACGAAGCAGAAAAAATTTCAACAGTAGGTGAAGCAGTTGCTCACATCGAGGCAGCAGTAAAGTAA
- the rnc gene encoding ribonuclease III: MVRKIVQRVKLFSSDRKEFYLFLKELLGFYPQNLRLYDLAFIHKSASTVDSQGNYVNNERLEYLGDAILGAIIADFLYNRFPQEDEGFLTKTRSKLVNRSFLTQLTFDMGLNVFIDSNTTKNIDKSHIYGDALEALIGAIYLDRDYQTVKFFVTKKILSQFVDLQLIEQEDSNFKSQLIEWSQKNKREIEFETTEESDDKLKQPKFRAVVKIDNKEVGKGTGSSKKEAHQNAARETLKKLDVEDSI, from the coding sequence GTGGTAAGAAAAATAGTACAACGAGTAAAACTCTTTTCGTCTGATCGGAAAGAGTTTTACTTGTTTTTAAAAGAACTTCTTGGTTTTTATCCCCAAAATTTAAGGCTATACGATTTAGCGTTTATTCATAAGTCGGCATCTACTGTTGATTCGCAAGGGAATTACGTTAACAACGAACGACTGGAATATCTTGGCGACGCTATTTTGGGTGCCATTATTGCCGATTTCCTTTACAACCGCTTTCCGCAAGAGGATGAAGGATTTCTTACAAAAACCCGCTCAAAACTTGTAAACCGATCGTTTCTTACTCAGCTCACTTTCGACATGGGTCTGAATGTTTTTATCGATTCAAATACAACAAAAAACATCGATAAAAGCCACATTTACGGCGATGCACTCGAAGCTTTAATTGGCGCTATCTATCTGGATCGCGACTATCAGACCGTGAAATTTTTTGTGACCAAGAAAATTCTCTCGCAGTTTGTCGACCTGCAGTTAATTGAACAGGAAGACTCCAACTTTAAAAGTCAGCTGATTGAGTGGAGCCAAAAAAACAAACGCGAAATTGAGTTTGAGACAACGGAAGAGTCGGACGATAAATTAAAACAGCCCAAATTTAGAGCTGTGGTAAAAATCGACAATAAAGAAGTTGGCAAAGGAACAGGGTCTTCGAAAAAAGAAGCTCACCAAAATGCAGCTCGCGAAACCCTCAAAAAATTAGATGTAGAAGATAGCATCTAA
- a CDS encoding MotA/TolQ/ExbB proton channel family protein produces the protein MIDLDKTSTGFGYMVEAYKIGGPYMFWITIFGLLALGLGVWKIVELVTGKKPNTRFLELIRMSGSLALAFGLFSQIVGIVQALEAIRAAADVSPQIVMGGAIVSFYAPVWGFIVFFIATVFYYVLKEIIQQKST, from the coding sequence ATGATCGACTTAGACAAAACAAGTACAGGATTTGGCTATATGGTTGAAGCTTATAAAATTGGCGGCCCATATATGTTTTGGATTACCATTTTTGGATTACTGGCACTGGGTTTAGGTGTTTGGAAAATCGTTGAATTGGTAACCGGGAAAAAACCGAACACAAGATTTCTTGAATTAATTCGGATGTCTGGTTCACTCGCTCTGGCCTTTGGCTTATTCTCTCAAATTGTTGGTATTGTGCAGGCATTGGAAGCCATTCGTGCAGCTGCTGATGTATCGCCGCAAATAGTGATGGGAGGTGCAATTGTTAGTTTCTATGCTCCGGTATGGGGATTTATAGTGTTTTTTATTGCCACTGTGTTCTATTACGTGTTGAAAGAGATTATTCAACAGAAGAGTACCTGA
- a CDS encoding HAMP domain-containing sensor histidine kinase translates to MSRKMLITLIVLMAAVLSGLILVQTTMIKSASDIREEQFNQLVLNALNLVATQLELDEQRLARESAKLGELPGLNTGKDEFGNVFPRNNNRKGLLNFQLSYTESSIYGTIKREIEGQVFDSTQMQSMGIQKFMEYSMEQQRRMEEWLRDDRWRNYNILLQDRPIKERIDSTRLNFFLANAMAQTEIDLEYKYAITNSSLAKETIIIGDEKYAPRDREEFSRLLFPNDYNGSKPNYLNIYFPHRRAYLIKQTGLTIIPTIILTGLLIGIFAYALFVIFRQKKLSNIKNDFINNMTHELKTPISTISLASQMLQDGSIANTPTMIAHVSKVINQESKRLSFQVEKVLQMAVFNEGRLKLKLREFDINKMIKTVTTNFELRVNNKNGKLITEILAENAIVKGDEVHITNVIFNLLDNAMKYSNETPEIKVTTENRKDQVVVSVQDNGIGIPKEHHAQIFDRFYRVPTGNVHDVKGFGLGLSYVKKIVDLHNGTIKVESALNKGTKFKIYFPQINN, encoded by the coding sequence ATGAGTCGGAAAATGCTAATAACATTGATTGTTCTGATGGCAGCAGTGCTATCGGGTTTAATATTGGTGCAAACAACCATGATCAAGTCTGCATCTGATATTCGCGAGGAACAATTCAATCAGCTTGTACTAAATGCGCTCAACCTGGTGGCAACACAACTCGAACTCGACGAGCAGCGTTTGGCTCGCGAAAGTGCAAAATTAGGTGAGTTGCCTGGGCTAAATACCGGAAAGGACGAATTTGGGAATGTGTTTCCTCGTAATAATAACAGGAAGGGATTACTTAATTTTCAGTTGAGTTATACCGAAAGTAGTATTTATGGTACAATAAAAAGAGAAATTGAAGGCCAGGTATTCGATTCTACGCAAATGCAATCCATGGGGATCCAAAAGTTTATGGAATACAGTATGGAGCAACAACGTCGAATGGAAGAATGGCTGCGAGACGACAGATGGCGCAATTATAATATACTTTTACAGGACAGGCCAATTAAAGAGCGTATTGATTCAACCAGATTAAATTTCTTTTTGGCCAATGCGATGGCTCAAACCGAAATTGACCTGGAATACAAATATGCCATTACCAATTCATCGCTGGCAAAAGAAACAATTATTATAGGAGACGAAAAATATGCTCCACGGGATAGAGAAGAGTTTTCCCGTTTGCTTTTCCCGAATGATTACAACGGATCGAAACCCAATTATCTGAATATCTATTTCCCGCACCGAAGGGCATATCTAATCAAACAAACCGGTTTAACTATTATTCCAACAATTATTTTAACTGGTTTGCTGATTGGTATTTTTGCTTATGCCCTGTTTGTGATATTTCGCCAAAAGAAGCTTTCGAATATTAAAAACGATTTTATTAATAACATGACGCATGAGTTGAAAACACCGATTTCAACCATTTCGCTAGCCAGTCAGATGTTGCAGGATGGAAGTATTGCAAACACTCCAACAATGATTGCACATGTTTCAAAGGTCATTAATCAGGAAAGTAAGCGGCTTAGTTTTCAGGTTGAAAAGGTGCTGCAAATGGCTGTTTTTAACGAAGGAAGATTAAAGCTGAAACTTAGGGAGTTTGATATAAACAAAATGATTAAAACTGTAACTACTAATTTTGAGTTACGGGTAAACAATAAAAACGGGAAATTAATTACTGAAATTTTGGCTGAAAATGCAATTGTTAAGGGAGATGAAGTGCATATTACAAATGTTATTTTTAACTTGCTCGACAATGCAATGAAATACAGTAACGAAACGCCCGAAATAAAAGTTACAACAGAAAACCGAAAAGATCAGGTTGTTGTTTCGGTGCAGGACAATGGAATTGGGATACCCAAAGAACATCATGCTCAGATTTTTGATCGTTTTTATCGCGTCCCTACCGGAAATGTTCACGATGTAAAAGGATTTGGCCTGGGATTGAGTTATGTGAAAAAAATCGTGGATTTGCACAATGGTACAATTAAAGTAGAAAGTGCATTAAACAAAGGCACAAAATTTAAAATATATTTCCCACAAATAAATAATTAA